One genomic segment of Bacillus sp. 2205SS5-2 includes these proteins:
- a CDS encoding putative quinol monooxygenase: MIIIHAGFQINPVKEQAFLEEIRSLVDASRAEEGNISYDLMKDTEKNHVYMMVEAWKDGAAVESHNSSDHFKAFVEKAPDYLSAPLDVNVYEGNQIKK; the protein is encoded by the coding sequence ATGATTATTATTCACGCGGGTTTTCAAATTAATCCAGTAAAAGAACAGGCATTTTTAGAAGAGATTCGCTCGTTGGTGGACGCTTCTAGAGCGGAAGAAGGAAATATTTCCTATGATCTAATGAAGGATACAGAGAAAAATCATGTGTATATGATGGTGGAAGCTTGGAAAGATGGTGCAGCTGTAGAAAGTCATAATTCAAGCGACCATTTCAAAGCATTTGTTGAAAAAGCACCGGATTATTTGTCAGCACCGCTAGATGTGAACGTATATGAAGGCAATCAAATAAAAAAGTAA
- a CDS encoding transposase — protein sequence MNLVKFQKEFSSEVECQDHLFRLKWKNGYQCDKCDHSEYYLTFSRKNKLYECKMCRYQFSWSYLITPVIIGSVIIVFFALIINNLRSNRESPAFWI from the coding sequence ATGAACTTAGTGAAGTTTCAAAAAGAGTTCTCTTCAGAAGTAGAATGCCAAGATCATTTGTTTCGTTTGAAATGGAAAAACGGGTATCAGTGTGATAAATGTGATCACTCTGAATACTATTTAACATTTAGCCGTAAAAACAAATTATACGAATGCAAAATGTGCCGTTATCAGTTCAGTTGGAGTTACTTAATTACACCGGTAATAATCGGCTCGGTGATTATTGTTTTCTTTGCGTTGATTATTAATAATTTACGCAGTAACCGGGAATCTCCTGCATTTTGGATTTGA